Proteins found in one Lepeophtheirus salmonis chromosome 9, UVic_Lsal_1.4, whole genome shotgun sequence genomic segment:
- the LOC121124347 gene encoding chitooligosaccharidolytic beta-N-acetylglucosaminidase isoform X1, giving the protein MTENAGQKYILTYLFLTLVVWSVSIIPSCLALKTTESLTTYQCSISRKCERFIIKEGETPVGLSECKMTCNPNGLLWPLPTGSFDLSQDVTRLYPNDVTFHLESQVPTAPGKLIAQAQNIFKFYLQALHPDYDVNENPKPFKDQKSKTKLDVRISVISPSIDITLKTDESYSLNVTSTKDREYIAYINAETYFGARHGLETLSQLFGYDEMRDSLLLHSKVTIYDEPMYVHRGILVDTSRNFMSLKSLRSVIDGMSYNKLNIFHWHITDTHSFPFVSESVPELSEYGAYSSRKTYTKKEIKEFVEYARIRGVKVLPEFDAPAHVGHGWEFGKSKGLGDLVVCLNKEPWNKYCVEPPCGQLNPINEKMYDVLGKLYNDFFDVFDSDVFHMGGDEINLNCWNTTTEISNWLENQGLNATETDLIGLWIMFQKKAQQLVYNANKKEKLPLILWTSRLTEEGEVDMHINKDDYIIQIWTNREDKSIPDIINKGFKTIFSNYDAWYLDCGYSSWVGEGNNWCSPYKGWQLVYDNSPRGIYRGTMEYDEQKENNILGGEACMWSEQVDEFALPTKLWPRGAALGERLWSDPDSNWKKAETRMLHNRFRMVARGIQASALQPQWCHQHEGHCKLNGEIEE; this is encoded by the exons ATGACAGAAAACGcaggacaaaaatatattttgacatatttatttcttacacTTGTAGTTTGGAGTGTTTCGATCATACCCTCGTGTTTGGCTTTAAAGACAAC GGAATCACTTACGACTTATCAGTGTAGTATTTCAAGGAAATGTGAACGATTTATCATTAAAGAAGGAGAAACTCCCGTAGGTCTCTCAGAATGCAAAATGACTTGTAATCCCAATGGTCTTCTTTGGCCCCTTCCAACTGGATCATTTGACCTTTCTCAAGATGTAACCCGTTTATATCCAAATGATGTGACTTTCCATCTGGAGAGTCAGGTTCCAACTGCACCTGGAAAACTAATCGCTCAAGCTCAGaatattttcaagttttatCTTCAAGCTCTTCATCCAGACTATGATGTTAATGAAAACCCCAAGCCTTTCAAAGACCAAAAGTCTAAGACTAAACTTGATGTGAGGATATCTGTCATCTCTCCCTCGATTGATATAACTCTTAAAACGGATGAAAGCTATTCCCTTAATGTTACTTCCACAAAGGATAGAGAATATATTGCTTATATTAACGCAGAAACATACTTTGGTGCTAGACATGGATTGGAAACTCTAAGTCAATTGTTTGGTTATGATGAAATGAGAGATAGTCTTCTTCTTCATAGTAAAGTCACTATTTATGATGAACCAATGTATGTTCATCGAGGTATCTTGGTCGATACTTCAAGGAATTTTATGAGTTTAAAAT CTTTAAGATCCGTGATCGATGGAATGAGttacaacaaattaaatatattccattGGCACATTACAGATACACACAGCTTCCCCTTTGTTAGTGAGTCCGTTCCTGAGCTCTCAGAATATGGTGCTTATAGTTCTAGAAAAACATACACTAAGAAGGAAATTAAAGAGTTTGTCGAGTATGCAAGAATCAGAGGAGTCAAAGTCTTGCCGGAATTTGATGCTCCTGCTCATGTTGGCCATGGTTGGGAATTTGGAAAAAGTAAGGGGTTAGGAGATCTTGTCGTTTGTCTCAACAAAGAACCTTGGAATAAATATTGTGTAGAGCCACCGTGTGGCCAACTCAATCCAATTAATGAAAAGATGTACGATGTActtggaaaattatataatgactTTTTCGATGTATTTGATTCAGACGTGTTTCATATGGGAGGAGACGAAATCAATCTGAATTGTTGGAATACAACCACCGAAATTTCCAATTGGTTGGAAAATCAAGGGCTCAATGCTACTGAGACCGATCTGATAGGCTTGTGGATCATGTTTCAAAAGAAGGCACAACAACTCGTCTACAATgctaataaaaaagagaaactaCCCTTGATACTTTGGACTAGTCGTTTAACTGAAGAAGGTGAAGTAGACATGCACATTAATAAAGATGACTACATAATTCAGATATGGACAAATAGAGAG GATAAATCTATACCTGATATAATCAATAAgggatttaaaacaattttttcaaattatgatgcATGGTATTTAGACTGCGGATACTCAAGTTGGGTTGGAGAAGGCAATAATTGGTGCTCTCCTTATAAAG GATGGCAACTTGTTTACGACAATAGTCCCAGAGGGATTTATAGAGGTACGATGGAATATGATGAACAAAAAGAGAACAATATTTTAGGTGGGGAAGCATGCATGTGGTCAGAGCAAGTAGATGAATTTGCACTTCCAACAAAATTATGGCCACGCGGTGCCGCACTTGGTGAGCGACTTTGGTCGGATCCAGATTCAA ATTGGAAGAAAGCTGAAACGCGAATGCTTCACAATCGTTTTCGAATGGTAGCCAGAGGAATTCAAGCCAGTGCACTTCAACCACAATGGTGTCATCAACATGAAGGACATTGCAAATTAAATGGAGAAATCGAAGAAtag
- the Ing3 gene encoding inhibitor of growth protein 3 isoform X1, translated as MLYLEDYLEMIEHLPSELRDRFTEMREMDLSVQNRVDSLEERQKSFFTNCKRYCPSEREDELVKIRKEYKKVGEEASEKISIAEDCYSLVDRYLRKLDQELHKFKLELEADNRGITEVLEKRSLEMDAPAPNALKENRFPRKHNRKYHSTNAHTSPLNALSLGPSQLTDRKNNHYSGLVEGMIGSSTDSSPLNQTTIPLQHMGPGGNAIAAAASQAIQATQQLVPGRRTSSLKASYEAINLGVQAHEFSIGRELAGAAQNAIAATALGQPVSSIGEGSGNNPAKRQKISKRSSTVTSDSTPQQVLDVVNGGGGSSSLVDEPLLDPSLIGGNSPSTEELLSAGSSQDQEWNYDPSEPRYCICNQVSYGDMVACDNQDCPYEWFHYPCVTITAPPKGKWYCPTCSANMARRKGRK; from the exons ATGCTGTATTTAGAGGACTACCTAGAGA TGATTGAACATTTGCCTTCAGAATTGAGGGATCGGTTCACGGAGATGAGGGAAATGGATTTGTCCgtacaaa ATCGAGTTGATAGTTTGGAAGAACGGCAAAAATCGTTTTTTACGAATTGCAAACGCTATTGCCCCTCCGAAAGAGAAGACGAACTTGTTAAAATTCGTAAAGAGTACAAGAAAGTAGGAGAAGAAGCCTCGGAGAAGATCAGTATTGCCGAGGATTGCTATAGTCTTGTTGATCGTTACCTTCGTAAATTAGACCAAGAGCTTCATAAGTTCAAGTTAGAATTAGAAGCAGATAATCGAGGCATTACAGAGGTGTTGGAAAAGCGTTCTTTAGAAATGGATGCACCAGCACCAAATGCTTTGAAAGAAAATAGATTTCCTCGTAAACAT AATCGTAAATATCACTCAACCAATGCACACACGAGTCCTTTAAATGCTCTTTCACTGGGGCCATCGCAACTCACggatagaaaaaataatcattactcTGGTTTAGTGGAAGGAATGATTGGATCATCAACGGATTCATCTCCTTTGAATCAAACGACTATTCCTTTGCAACATATGGGTCCCGGAGGAAATGCTATTGCTGCTGCCGCCTCTCAAGCTATTCAAGCTACACAGCAACTTGTACCTGGAAGAAGGACTTCAAGTTTAAAAGCTTCATACGAGGCAATTAATTTGGGAGTACAAGCTCACGAATTTTCTATTGGAAGAGAGTTAGCTGGTGCTGCTCAAAATGCTATTGCTGCAACGGCTTTAGGTCAGCCTGTTTCTTCCATAGGAGAAGGTTCTGGGAACAATCCTGCTAAAAGACAGAAAATAAGCAA GAGAAGTAGTACCGTTACATCAGACTCTACTCCACAACAAGTATTGGACGTAGTGAACGGTGGAGGTGGCTCTTCATCTTTAGTTGATGAACCTTTGTTAGATCCCAGCTTAATTGGGGGAAACTCCCCATCTACAGAAGAATTACTTTCGGCAGGAAGTTCTCAGGATCAAGAGTGGAATTATGATCCAAGTGAACCTCGATACTGTATTTGCAATCAGGTTTCATATGGGGACATGGTTGCTTGTGACAATCAGGAC TGTCCTTACGAGTGGTTTCATTATCCTTGTGTTACGATAACTGCACCTCCTAAAGGAAAATGGTATTGTCCTACTTGCTCGGCTAATATGGCTCGTAGAAAAGGTCGTAAATAA
- the LOC121124347 gene encoding chitooligosaccharidolytic beta-N-acetylglucosaminidase isoform X2 — protein MKGLLSIIVKGLWIQLNSLKLQWRRSKKENPRGTVLLLLVLIFFFIIYLFLGSSIWALSSENMTIKVESLTTYQCSISRKCERFIIKEGETPVGLSECKMTCNPNGLLWPLPTGSFDLSQDVTRLYPNDVTFHLESQVPTAPGKLIAQAQNIFKFYLQALHPDYDVNENPKPFKDQKSKTKLDVRISVISPSIDITLKTDESYSLNVTSTKDREYIAYINAETYFGARHGLETLSQLFGYDEMRDSLLLHSKVTIYDEPMYVHRGILVDTSRNFMSLKSLRSVIDGMSYNKLNIFHWHITDTHSFPFVSESVPELSEYGAYSSRKTYTKKEIKEFVEYARIRGVKVLPEFDAPAHVGHGWEFGKSKGLGDLVVCLNKEPWNKYCVEPPCGQLNPINEKMYDVLGKLYNDFFDVFDSDVFHMGGDEINLNCWNTTTEISNWLENQGLNATETDLIGLWIMFQKKAQQLVYNANKKEKLPLILWTSRLTEEGEVDMHINKDDYIIQIWTNREDKSIPDIINKGFKTIFSNYDAWYLDCGYSSWVGEGNNWCSPYKGWQLVYDNSPRGIYRGTMEYDEQKENNILGGEACMWSEQVDEFALPTKLWPRGAALGERLWSDPDSNWKKAETRMLHNRFRMVARGIQASALQPQWCHQHEGHCKLNGEIEE, from the exons ATGAAAGGCCTTTTAAGCATTATTGTGAAAGGATTATGGATCCAACTTAATTCTCTCAAACTCCAATGGCGTCGATCTAAAAAAGAGAATCCAAGGGGCACCGTCCTTTTACTCCTTGTGTTAatcttctttttcattatttatttatttttgggctCTTCAATATGGGCATTGTCTTCCGAAAACATGACAATCAAAGT GGAATCACTTACGACTTATCAGTGTAGTATTTCAAGGAAATGTGAACGATTTATCATTAAAGAAGGAGAAACTCCCGTAGGTCTCTCAGAATGCAAAATGACTTGTAATCCCAATGGTCTTCTTTGGCCCCTTCCAACTGGATCATTTGACCTTTCTCAAGATGTAACCCGTTTATATCCAAATGATGTGACTTTCCATCTGGAGAGTCAGGTTCCAACTGCACCTGGAAAACTAATCGCTCAAGCTCAGaatattttcaagttttatCTTCAAGCTCTTCATCCAGACTATGATGTTAATGAAAACCCCAAGCCTTTCAAAGACCAAAAGTCTAAGACTAAACTTGATGTGAGGATATCTGTCATCTCTCCCTCGATTGATATAACTCTTAAAACGGATGAAAGCTATTCCCTTAATGTTACTTCCACAAAGGATAGAGAATATATTGCTTATATTAACGCAGAAACATACTTTGGTGCTAGACATGGATTGGAAACTCTAAGTCAATTGTTTGGTTATGATGAAATGAGAGATAGTCTTCTTCTTCATAGTAAAGTCACTATTTATGATGAACCAATGTATGTTCATCGAGGTATCTTGGTCGATACTTCAAGGAATTTTATGAGTTTAAAAT CTTTAAGATCCGTGATCGATGGAATGAGttacaacaaattaaatatattccattGGCACATTACAGATACACACAGCTTCCCCTTTGTTAGTGAGTCCGTTCCTGAGCTCTCAGAATATGGTGCTTATAGTTCTAGAAAAACATACACTAAGAAGGAAATTAAAGAGTTTGTCGAGTATGCAAGAATCAGAGGAGTCAAAGTCTTGCCGGAATTTGATGCTCCTGCTCATGTTGGCCATGGTTGGGAATTTGGAAAAAGTAAGGGGTTAGGAGATCTTGTCGTTTGTCTCAACAAAGAACCTTGGAATAAATATTGTGTAGAGCCACCGTGTGGCCAACTCAATCCAATTAATGAAAAGATGTACGATGTActtggaaaattatataatgactTTTTCGATGTATTTGATTCAGACGTGTTTCATATGGGAGGAGACGAAATCAATCTGAATTGTTGGAATACAACCACCGAAATTTCCAATTGGTTGGAAAATCAAGGGCTCAATGCTACTGAGACCGATCTGATAGGCTTGTGGATCATGTTTCAAAAGAAGGCACAACAACTCGTCTACAATgctaataaaaaagagaaactaCCCTTGATACTTTGGACTAGTCGTTTAACTGAAGAAGGTGAAGTAGACATGCACATTAATAAAGATGACTACATAATTCAGATATGGACAAATAGAGAG GATAAATCTATACCTGATATAATCAATAAgggatttaaaacaattttttcaaattatgatgcATGGTATTTAGACTGCGGATACTCAAGTTGGGTTGGAGAAGGCAATAATTGGTGCTCTCCTTATAAAG GATGGCAACTTGTTTACGACAATAGTCCCAGAGGGATTTATAGAGGTACGATGGAATATGATGAACAAAAAGAGAACAATATTTTAGGTGGGGAAGCATGCATGTGGTCAGAGCAAGTAGATGAATTTGCACTTCCAACAAAATTATGGCCACGCGGTGCCGCACTTGGTGAGCGACTTTGGTCGGATCCAGATTCAA ATTGGAAGAAAGCTGAAACGCGAATGCTTCACAATCGTTTTCGAATGGTAGCCAGAGGAATTCAAGCCAGTGCACTTCAACCACAATGGTGTCATCAACATGAAGGACATTGCAAATTAAATGGAGAAATCGAAGAAtag
- the LOC121124725 gene encoding monocarboxylate transporter 10 — translation MGNTPHTSKNNFFESKFDAFNDTKKDGIHVETIQLYSSPEGGKKGWMVAITSFLVNGIIFGTINSFGIIFPELRTVHKDKIEVSARVSFVGSLAFGVTFIFIPVSGMLMDKLGLRVCTFIGACIAFFGMIMASLVFHKLELLYLSSLLFGVGSSMVFVPSMAILPQYFQDQLSMVNSFVSCGNCVFTIMIPHILRSILDTFQLKGAYYFLCGMTSLLIIPSITFSQILKTKVKKKSCLNAFKSHFNLSLLKNKIYIAWTIGFCITLLGYLIPYVYLPIYIEKLDLEIHKDYDGAVLITTVALASGVGRILFCKIYNLRFLTSYKMLMTSFLVIGSSLFVMPYTSIFFGYQIYVVILLCLLIGLFDGCLISLLSPIAGNFCSKTEKSQLVGIMVVILAIPAILGPPLAGILYDHQYNYKWTFQLAGIPMLIGTLFLFVLMKWVQLRNKNKMANEIQQFE, via the exons atgggaaatacACCTCAtacttccaaaaataatttttttgaatccaaatttgatgCATTTAATGATACAAAGAAGGATGGCATTCATGTTGAAACAATACAACTTTACTCCAGTCCAGAAGGAGGGAAAAAAGGATGGATGGTTGCTATTACAAGCTTTTTGGTGAACGGAATTATTTTTGGTACCATCAATTCATTTGGAATCATTTTTCCAGAGCTTCGAACAGTGCATAAGGATAAAATTGAAGTTTCCGCAAGAGTGTCTTTCGTGGGTTCACTTGCATTTGGagtaacttttatatttatcccAGTATCTGGCATGCTCATGGATAAATTAGGACTACGAGTTTGTACTTTTATAGGAGCGTGTATTGCATTTTTTGGAATGATCATGGCATCTCTCGTATTCCATAAG CTTGAATTATTGTATCTATCAAGTTTACTATTTGGTGTTGGTTCATCCATGGTATTCGTCCCATCCATGGCAATTTTACCTCAATACTTTCAAGATCAACTAAGTATGGTTAATAGTTTTGTGTCTTGTGGTAACTGTGTATTTACAATCATGATACCCCACATACTTCGCTCAATTTTGGATACGTTTCAA TTAAAAGGAGCTTATTACTTCTTATGTGGAATGACGTCTCTTTTAATCATTCCTTCAATTACATTCAGTCAAATATTGAAAACCAAAGTCAAGAAGAAAAGTTGTCTCAATGCCttcaaaagtcattttaatttgagcttattaaaaaataagatatatattgcTTGGACAATTGGATTTTGTATTACTCTCTTAGGATATCTCATTCCTTATGTATACTTG CCCATATATATAGAGAAGTTGGACCTAGAAATACATAAAGACTATGATGGTGCAGTATTGATCACTACAGTTGCATTAGCATCAGGAGTTGGAAggatattattttgcaaaatatacaacCTAAGATTCTTAACCTCCTACAAAATGTTAATGacctcatttttagttattgGCTCGAGCTTGTTTGTAATGCCTTATACAAGTATATTCTTTGgttatcaaatatatgttgtCATTCTTCTGTGTTTGTTGATTGGATTATTTGATGGGTGCTTGATATCACTACTCAGTCCCATTGCAGGAaatttttgtagcaaaacaGAAAAATCACAGCTCGTGGGAATTATGGTTGTTATTTTAGCCATACCAGCTATTTTAGGACCTCCATTAGCag GTATTCTATATGATCATCAATATAACTATAAATGGACCTTTCAACTGGCAGGTATTCCAATGCTAATTGGAACACTCTTTTTGTTCGTATTAATGAAATGGGTTCaacttagaaataaaaataaaatggctaATGAAATCCAGCAATTCGAATAG
- the LOC121124349 gene encoding serine/arginine-rich splicing factor 5, translating into MPSREGCRVFLGNLPYSVRERDIERFFERYGRVYNIFIKSGKYGFCEFDDYRDADDAVYKLNGCELNSERITVEHARGGRRAEGRSSGGSGGGGGGGYRGDRYRGRGGGRGKYGPPTRTNYRVIVENLSTRVSWQDLKDVMRRAGEVTFADAHNDKRNEGVVEFISRRDMERAIDKFDNHELHGRRIRLVRDRSTSRSRSRSGSRSSYSRSRSRSSSRSRSRSYERKRRSRSCDSDEQRSRRRRSRESNERRRSRSSSADSHKEEYRSSPPRDNGKRSRSPEENGNDDSHTKRHRRSESLDRRDDMSDEGRNSVPPPGEAENPPPPGDGDE; encoded by the exons ATGCCTTCTCGTGAGGGTTGCCGCGTGTTTTTGGGGAATTTGCCCTACAGCGTCCGTGAAAGGGACATTGAGCGATTTTTCGAGCGTTATGGAAGAGTGTACAATATCTTCATCAAAAGTGGAAAATATGGATTTTGC GAATTTGATGATTATCGGGATGCAGATGATGCCGTTTATAAGCTCAATGGTTGTGAATTAAATAGTGAGCGCATAACTGTTGAACATGCCAGAGGTGGACGCCGTGCTGAGGGCCGTAGTAGTGGAGGCAGCGgcggtggtggtggtggtggatACCGCGGAGATAGATATAGGGGCCGTGGGGGTGGACGTGGCAAATATGGACCACCTACTAGAACTAATTACAGAGTCATTGTAGAAAACCTTTCAACTAGGGTGTCTTGGCAGGATTTAAAAGATGTAATGAGAAGAGCTGGCGAAGTCACTTTTGCCGATGCTCACAACGATAAACGCAATGAAGG AGTGGTTGAATTTATATCTCGTCGGGATATGGAGAGAgcaattgataaatttgataatcATGAGCTACATGGGCGTCGGATTCGTTTAGTACGGGACCGCAGTACGAGTCGTTCTCGGTCTAGAAGTGGTTCTCGTTCATCTTACAGTAGGTCTAGGAGCCGTTCTAGTTCTCGGTCAAGATCTCGATCCTATGAAAGAAAGAGACGGAGTAGGTCATGTGACTCGGATGAGCAGCGTAGCAGAAGAAGGCGTAGTAGAGAATCgaatgaaagaagaagaagtcgCTCAAGTTCAGCTGACTCTCATAAGGAAGAATATCGTTCATCTCCTCCGAGGGATAATGGTAAAAGATCTCGAAGCCCTGAGGAGAACGGGAACGATGACTCCCATACAAAGAGACATAGGAGATCTGAGAGCTTAGATCGTCGGGATGATATGAGTGATGAAGGCCGAAATTCAGTTCCTCCACCTGGGGAGGCTGAAAACCCTCCACCACCCGGAGATGGAGATGAATAA
- the Ing3 gene encoding inhibitor of growth protein 3 isoform X2, which translates to MLYLEDYLENRVDSLEERQKSFFTNCKRYCPSEREDELVKIRKEYKKVGEEASEKISIAEDCYSLVDRYLRKLDQELHKFKLELEADNRGITEVLEKRSLEMDAPAPNALKENRFPRKHNRKYHSTNAHTSPLNALSLGPSQLTDRKNNHYSGLVEGMIGSSTDSSPLNQTTIPLQHMGPGGNAIAAAASQAIQATQQLVPGRRTSSLKASYEAINLGVQAHEFSIGRELAGAAQNAIAATALGQPVSSIGEGSGNNPAKRQKISKRSSTVTSDSTPQQVLDVVNGGGGSSSLVDEPLLDPSLIGGNSPSTEELLSAGSSQDQEWNYDPSEPRYCICNQVSYGDMVACDNQDCPYEWFHYPCVTITAPPKGKWYCPTCSANMARRKGRK; encoded by the exons ATGCTGTATTTAGAGGACTACCTAGAGA ATCGAGTTGATAGTTTGGAAGAACGGCAAAAATCGTTTTTTACGAATTGCAAACGCTATTGCCCCTCCGAAAGAGAAGACGAACTTGTTAAAATTCGTAAAGAGTACAAGAAAGTAGGAGAAGAAGCCTCGGAGAAGATCAGTATTGCCGAGGATTGCTATAGTCTTGTTGATCGTTACCTTCGTAAATTAGACCAAGAGCTTCATAAGTTCAAGTTAGAATTAGAAGCAGATAATCGAGGCATTACAGAGGTGTTGGAAAAGCGTTCTTTAGAAATGGATGCACCAGCACCAAATGCTTTGAAAGAAAATAGATTTCCTCGTAAACAT AATCGTAAATATCACTCAACCAATGCACACACGAGTCCTTTAAATGCTCTTTCACTGGGGCCATCGCAACTCACggatagaaaaaataatcattactcTGGTTTAGTGGAAGGAATGATTGGATCATCAACGGATTCATCTCCTTTGAATCAAACGACTATTCCTTTGCAACATATGGGTCCCGGAGGAAATGCTATTGCTGCTGCCGCCTCTCAAGCTATTCAAGCTACACAGCAACTTGTACCTGGAAGAAGGACTTCAAGTTTAAAAGCTTCATACGAGGCAATTAATTTGGGAGTACAAGCTCACGAATTTTCTATTGGAAGAGAGTTAGCTGGTGCTGCTCAAAATGCTATTGCTGCAACGGCTTTAGGTCAGCCTGTTTCTTCCATAGGAGAAGGTTCTGGGAACAATCCTGCTAAAAGACAGAAAATAAGCAA GAGAAGTAGTACCGTTACATCAGACTCTACTCCACAACAAGTATTGGACGTAGTGAACGGTGGAGGTGGCTCTTCATCTTTAGTTGATGAACCTTTGTTAGATCCCAGCTTAATTGGGGGAAACTCCCCATCTACAGAAGAATTACTTTCGGCAGGAAGTTCTCAGGATCAAGAGTGGAATTATGATCCAAGTGAACCTCGATACTGTATTTGCAATCAGGTTTCATATGGGGACATGGTTGCTTGTGACAATCAGGAC TGTCCTTACGAGTGGTTTCATTATCCTTGTGTTACGATAACTGCACCTCCTAAAGGAAAATGGTATTGTCCTACTTGCTCGGCTAATATGGCTCGTAGAAAAGGTCGTAAATAA